The Acidimicrobiales bacterium sequence CCTTGACCCGGCCCGTGAGGTCGTCCCCGACCACGGTGGCGATGCGGATGCCGCTGATCCCGAGACGCTTGGCGGTCTCGACCGCAGCCCGACCGGCACCGACGGGGTTGATGCCGCCGGCGTTGGTGATGACCTTGGTCCGCCGGTCGGCGACGTAAGGGAGCGCGATGGACAGGTAGGCCGGGAGGTCCCGCGTGTAGCCGAGGGCCTCGTCGCGCTGGCGGTCCTTCTGGAGGATGGCCATGGTGAGCTCGGCCAGCGCTTCGAGGCAGAGGTAGTCGACGCCAGCCTCGAGCAGCGTGCGGGTGGACCCGACGTGGTCGCCGTAGAAACCCTGTCCGCCCGCGACGGTGACGGTCACGTCGCCGGCCCTGCCTGGCGGGCGAGATCGAGGAGGCCGCCGAGACCAGGCGCCTCCCGGGCCGCGAACGCCTGGTTGACGTCGAGCCGTTCGAGCGTCTGCTGGAGGGTCCGCTGCCCGCTCCGCAACGGGTGGGCGGCGAAGAAGGCATGCACGTCGGCGGCCAGCTCCGGCGGCCGCCAGAGGGCGCTGACTCCTTCCACCATGCGCGGGATCGTGTTGTCCGGAAGGCGCGCCAGCAGCTCCTCCCACCGCTCCTTCACGAAGGCCCACGCCTGCGGGCCGCCCGTCCGGTTCCCCAGCAGGATCTGGATGAGGAACGGGGCGTTCTGGGTACGCACCTCGGACCGTGAGAGCTCGAGGGTCCGAGCCACCAGGTCGGCTTCCTCGAACCGGGCCAGGGCGTACATGTACCGCAGCTCTTCCTGGGGCGTGCGGGGATGGCGAAAGCGATCCAGGAAGGCGTCGTACTCGGCCGCGCCACCAGTGGACGCCACCACGGACACGATCGCTCCCGCCAGCTCGGGGTCGAGGGGAGCCTTGTCGGCCAGGAAGTCTGCGTGCAGCCGTGCCGACCGCTCGCGCACCTCGAAGTCCCCGCCGATCGTCCCGAGGGCCTCCAGCAGGGTGGACCTGAGAGTGCCGGTGCGCTCGCCCTCGCCCGGCTTTCGCTCCCAACCGACCGACCTGAACGCGGGCGTCAGCAGGAAGCGCACGAAGGCCTCCGATTTCGCCCGCTCCTCGTCGGTCACCACCCGATCGAGGAAGCCGAGAGCCGCCACGACCACAGCCCATACGTCAGGGTCGCGCTCGGACCGCAACCCGCCCGCCAGGTCGACGAAGTCCGCCACCTCGGTGAGCCCCGCCAACGAGGAGGCCCAGGCGTCGCTGACGAGGTTGAAGCGCTCGAGGGCGTCGAGGCGGCCGAGATCGGCGGTGAGCCGGGCCTGCAGGTCGCTGCCGTAGCGCACCCGGTAGAACCCCCAGCCACCGGCGTTGGCCACGACCCACTCGACCGGTCCTGAGAACGACGCCGTGACGCCGCCCTCGTCGAGCAGGACGCGCTGGTGCTCGACCTCGCCGTTCACGCCCGCCCGGAGCAGGACCGGGACCCGCCAGCCCGAGCCGATGGCGTCGGTGCCCGCCCGGTCAGGGAGGTAGCGAAATGGGCGCTGGTCCAACACGAGGGCCTGGTCCCCGTCACTCGGGGTGACGGTCACCACGGGGTGGCCGCCCTGGAAGATCCAGGAGTCCATCGTCGTGCGCGCCGGCTCACCGCTGGCCGCCTCGATGGCGTCCCACAGGTCGGTCGTCTCGGCGTTGCCGTGGCTGTGGTCGGCCAGATAGCGACCGATGCCCGATCGGAAGGGCTCCGCGCCGAGGTAGCGCTCCAGCATGCGCAGCACGCCGGCGCCCTTCTCGTAGGTGAGGATGTCGAACATGCCCTCGGCCTCTTCCGGGCGTGCGACCGGGAACTCGATCGGACGCGTCGAGGGAAGGCCGTCGGTGCGCATCGCTGCCGCTCTCGACAGCCCGAAGGTCACCCACCGGTGCCAATCGGGACGAAAATCGTCGACGCACAGCATCTCCATGAACGTGGCGAAGGCCTCGTTGAGCCAGAGGCCGTTCCACCACCTCATGGTCACCAGGTCGCCGAACCACATGTGGGCGATCTCGTGGGAGATCACGTCCGCGACCCGCTCCAGCTCGACCCGCGAGGCGGCAGACGGGTCGATCAGCAGGACCGACTCCCGGAACGTCACCGCCCCCAGGTTCTCCATGGCGCCGAAGGCGAAGTCGGGTAGGGCGATCAGGTCCAGCTTGTCGCTCGGGTACGGGATCCCGAACCATCCCGAGAAGAACCGCAGCGCGTGGGCGCCGACCTCGAGCGCGAATCCCGTGAGGTGGTCCTTTCCCGGCACGTAGGCGATGCGGAGGGGGACGCCGTCGACGTCGACCGGGTCTGTCAGGTCGAGTGGGCCGACCACGAAGGCCACCAGGTAGGTGGACATGGGCATGGTGTCGGCGAAGCGCACCCTGCGCCGCCCGTCGCCGAGGTCGGTCTCCTCGACCGGGGCCGTGTTGGAGATGGCGGTCAGACCGCCGTCGGCGTCGAGGCTGATCGAGAAGACGGCCTTGCGATCGGGCTCGTCCCAGCACGGAAAGGCGCGGCGAGCGTCGGTCGCCTCGAACTGTGTCGTGGCGATGACGCGCGATGTCCCGTCGAGCTCGAAGGTGCTGCGGTAGAAGCCCCGCAGCTTGTCGTTGATCGTCCCCGAGAACCTGGTCCGCAGCGTCCACGGGCCCGGCGTCGCCTCGGCCGACAGAGCGATCGCGGCGCGCCCGGACTCCTCCTCCAGCTCGACACGCCCGGACAGCACCGATCCGGTATCGCTGACCAGATCGGCCGACTCGATGGCGAGCTCCAGGGCGTTGAGAATGATCTGCGAGGTGGCCTCGTGGACGACCACCTGCACCTGTTCCTCGCCTCTGAACGTGGCGCGGTCGAGGTCGGGGGAGATGACGAGCTCGTAGCGACGGGGCTCGACGTTGCGGGGGAGGCGGTGGGACGTCTCCCGCTCTTCCGAGGTCTGCTGGGTCACAGCGGGAGGCTAGTGGCAGCCGGCCGGATCGGCGGCCGAGCAGTCCGGGGCCCGAGCCGCTCAGGCTAGGGTCGCCGGGTGCCCGCCCGCCCCGACTCCACTGGAAGCGCCTTCGACATCGCGACCATAGGCAACGCCCTCGTCGACGTGCTGGCGCCTGTGGACGAGGACATGGTGACGGAGCTGGGACTCGTCAAAGGCACGACCGCACTGGTGGACCTGGCCGAGGCGGAGCGCCTTTACGCCGCCGCCCAGCCGATCGTCGAGGTGGCCGGCGGCTCCGCCGCCAACACGGCCGTCGGCGCAGCCAGCCTCGGGAGCCGGACCGCCTTCGTCGGCAAGGTGGCCGACGACCGCCTGGGTCGGCTGTTCGAGGCCGACATCAAGGCGGCCGGTGTCGACTACGCCACTCCGGTGGCGGGCGACGGGGCCATGACGGGACGGTGCCTGTCGATCGTGACTCCGGACGCCGAGCGCACCATGTGCACCTACCTGGGGGCGGCGGCCCAGCTGCGGACCGAGGACGTCGACACGGAGCAGCTGCGGCGAGCCCGAGTCACCTACCTCGAGGGCTATCTGTGGGACCTGCCCGACGCCGAGGCGACGCTCGGCGAGGTCATGGCCCGGGTCCACCGGTCGGGAGGCCTGATCGCCCTCAGCCTGTCGGACCCGTTCTGCGTCGAGCGCCACGGCGAGGCGTTCCGCAAGCTCCTCGGAAACCAGGTCGACATGCTGTTCGCCAACGAGGCCGAGATCACTCTGCTGCTGGGCGTGGACGACATCGAGGGGGCAGCGGAGGCGATCCGTCCTCTCGGGATCCTCGCCGCCCTGACGAGGGGAGCGAACGGATCGACGGTCGTGAAGGACGACGAGCGCGCCGACGTCGAGGCCCGTCCTGTCGAGAAGGTGGTCGATGTCACGGGGGCCGGGGACCTGTACGCCGCCGGCTTCCTCCATGGCCTGACCCATGGCGTGGGCCTGGCGACGTGCGCCCGGCTAGGGAGCCTGGCGGCGAGCGAGATCATCAGCCATCTCGGCGCTCGTCCCGAGGTGCCGCTGCGTCCGCTGGCTCAGGAGGCCGGCCTGCTGCCCTGAGGTCAGTGGTCGGCTTCGTCGCCGATCTGGCCGGGCGGCAGGAAGCTCAGCTCCAGGTCGCCCAGGCGGACCAGAGTCGAGGACACCCACCGGGCCAGGGCGCCCACGTGGGTGTCGAGGGACGACGGGTCCTCGAGCACGGTCTCGTCGAGGCGGTACGTCCCCTCGTAGGAGATCTCCACCGCGGCGCGGGGCTGGTCGTTGTTGCGGTCGAACGCCTGCTCGACCGTCAGGCCGCAGCGGTCCAGGACGTCGGTGCCCATGGCCGGGCCCTCGCGGGGCAGGGCGGCGACGACCGTCGCCGGCTCGGGCGCCGTGGCCAGGCGCTGGATGCGCAGCGCGATCTCCACCAGCATCTCGGGCTGGTCGTCCGGCGGCTCGCCGATCGACCAGGAGCGGTAGGCGCTCTGGCTCCACGTGGGCCAGTCCAGGCTGATGTCGGCCCTCACCCGCGGCAGGGTGCCCTCGCCCGGCAGGCTGTAGGACGTCTCCCACGACAGGTCGCCGAGCAGCACGTCGACCTGGAACCGCTCTTCGACGGCCTGCCGCTCCAGCAGCGCCTCGGAGAAGCTCGTGCGCATGGCCGCGATGACATCGAGAAATACGTGATCCAGCATGCCGAGGACGAGGCTATCGGGCCGGACAGCCGGGGAGCAGGCGAGCAGGGGTGGGGTACGGTCGGAGCGTGGGCAACCCGTGGCTGGAACGGCGAGTGCTCGCCTACGCCCACCGGGGCGGGGCCCGCGAGTGGCCCTCCAACACCATCCTGGCCATGCGCCGGGCGCTCGCAGCCGGTGCCACGGCGCTCGAGATGGACGTGCACCCGACGGCCGATGGCCACCTGGTCGTCTCACACGACCCGACCGTGGACCGCACCACGAACGGGTCGGGCGCCATCAGCTCAATGACGCTGGCCGAGGTCCAGGCGCTCGACGCCGCCCATTGGTTCGTGCCCGGCCACGAGGTGGCGCCGGGTCG is a genomic window containing:
- a CDS encoding M1 family metallopeptidase → MTQQTSEERETSHRLPRNVEPRRYELVISPDLDRATFRGEEQVQVVVHEATSQIILNALELAIESADLVSDTGSVLSGRVELEEESGRAAIALSAEATPGPWTLRTRFSGTINDKLRGFYRSTFELDGTSRVIATTQFEATDARRAFPCWDEPDRKAVFSISLDADGGLTAISNTAPVEETDLGDGRRRVRFADTMPMSTYLVAFVVGPLDLTDPVDVDGVPLRIAYVPGKDHLTGFALEVGAHALRFFSGWFGIPYPSDKLDLIALPDFAFGAMENLGAVTFRESVLLIDPSAASRVELERVADVISHEIAHMWFGDLVTMRWWNGLWLNEAFATFMEMLCVDDFRPDWHRWVTFGLSRAAAMRTDGLPSTRPIEFPVARPEEAEGMFDILTYEKGAGVLRMLERYLGAEPFRSGIGRYLADHSHGNAETTDLWDAIEAASGEPARTTMDSWIFQGGHPVVTVTPSDGDQALVLDQRPFRYLPDRAGTDAIGSGWRVPVLLRAGVNGEVEHQRVLLDEGGVTASFSGPVEWVVANAGGWGFYRVRYGSDLQARLTADLGRLDALERFNLVSDAWASSLAGLTEVADFVDLAGGLRSERDPDVWAVVVAALGFLDRVVTDEERAKSEAFVRFLLTPAFRSVGWERKPGEGERTGTLRSTLLEALGTIGGDFEVRERSARLHADFLADKAPLDPELAGAIVSVVASTGGAAEYDAFLDRFRHPRTPQEELRYMYALARFEEADLVARTLELSRSEVRTQNAPFLIQILLGNRTGGPQAWAFVKERWEELLARLPDNTIPRMVEGVSALWRPPELAADVHAFFAAHPLRSGQRTLQQTLERLDVNQAFAAREAPGLGGLLDLARQAGPAT
- a CDS encoding adenosine kinase; protein product: MPARPDSTGSAFDIATIGNALVDVLAPVDEDMVTELGLVKGTTALVDLAEAERLYAAAQPIVEVAGGSAANTAVGAASLGSRTAFVGKVADDRLGRLFEADIKAAGVDYATPVAGDGAMTGRCLSIVTPDAERTMCTYLGAAAQLRTEDVDTEQLRRARVTYLEGYLWDLPDAEATLGEVMARVHRSGGLIALSLSDPFCVERHGEAFRKLLGNQVDMLFANEAEITLLLGVDDIEGAAEAIRPLGILAALTRGANGSTVVKDDERADVEARPVEKVVDVTGAGDLYAAGFLHGLTHGVGLATCARLGSLAASEIISHLGARPEVPLRPLAQEAGLLP